The Carassius gibelio isolate Cgi1373 ecotype wild population from Czech Republic chromosome A19, carGib1.2-hapl.c, whole genome shotgun sequence genome segment aagcaatattatacactattatacattaatagtcatcatatatatatatatatatatatatatatatatataaacataaaaatatgacaatattgtaaaaaaaaaaagaaagaaaagaaaagtatttaTGTATAAAAGGTGATCATGgttctccctctctgtctctcatacacacacacacacacacacacacacacacacacacacacgtgtaaattgtgttccgaagacaaacagaTCTTTTACGtatttggaaggacatgagggaaAGTGATTAAcgaaaaaaggtttattttaggGAGGAGTATCCCATGTCTTAACTAAGGATAACTAAAGAGAAATTATAGTTAAGTGTTACCAATCGATCTTTATTACTCTTctgcactttaatctgtttgaaaggGTCTGAAAGGGGTGAGGATGGAGGTCAGCCCGGTTGACCCGGGTTCTGTCGCTAGACTACAGTACAGTACCTTGAGTCTTGGACTCGAAGCTCTGCAGCTCCTTCAGTAAGCAGCTCCGGGTCACCGGGCTCAGGCTGTACACGAACTCGCGCGCCTGACTCGGGAGCTCCAGCTGCTCCGGGTTGATGTTGCGTCGGTGTGTCCCGAGGAACCGGGCGTGTAGGTGACCCGGACCCGGCGTGTGACGGGCCACGAGCGAGCGCAACACAGCCAGCCGGATCATCGCAGAGCAGAGACTCACTGTTGACCGGAACACGCCCTGTTTCACATGAACGAGCCGCCCGGGACGCTACAGCGCGAGGATAGGAGCCGCGCCTCTCGTGCGCTCACACTGTCCGGTGTGTGTGAGGGGTGATAACCGCAATCACTTCGCTGACTAAGCAGACAATCGTGTCCGAACCAGAATAACCCGATCCGGGTGCACATGCCTTTCCACTCCCAGCGTAAGAAACGCAGTGGATTCCTCTTACACGATGTTTTTAGCGTTATGATTCATTGTTGTGTTCAAAAACACGTGAGACTTTCCACACGCGCTGACGCACGGTCATGttgcatgatgggaaatgtagtcccgCACCGCAGATGCTTCATGGGAAATGGTGTAGATGACGAGGCTAGATTCAGAAAACTACGGAAGCTCGATTCAGCCACCTAATAAAAAACGGATCATTCTCTGGCAGGTCATAGTTATGAGATGAAAAGTCCAAACTATATCCTCATAAGTcgaaattataatattaaaagcatagtgttgagataaaaagtcaaaattatgatataaaaagcatagttttaagattaaaaatgtaaaaaaatgtacatttttttttaaattgagtaaaaaaaaagaaaaaaaaagtcaaattatgtCATACCAAGTAgaattaaaaaatagaaaaaatgacCTTAAATCCATGATTGTTAGATACAAATCAAAatgctgaatttaaaaaatatctaaaaaataatattttgagaatattcCGAGtcaaattaaagaaaacaaaaaagttgtAGCAATAGAAGTctaattaaagttttaaaattttGAGAATGCCCAAATTGTGAGAATAGCAATGTGAGAATGAGTTTTCTCATTAACCCATTTTAGTATCTAAAATATGagaatatagtattttatttcatttttatgtcatagattaattttttttcataattattacttttaaatcttgtaataatcactttaaaggCATAATTTTGATTTACCaaagcatatttttttcttaactggctgaaatgggcttccatagaaAACTGACGAGTGAACAGAATTATGAAAGATCTGAGTGTGGTTGTAAATTGTATATTAACATGAATATGTCATCACTGATTTTTAACAACAGCTGAATATCAATCAGTAAGTCACAGAATTTGACATCTGTCTGCATATAAGCATTAATCCTGCCCTTTAAAGATATTTTACacataatgattttaaaattgcTCCATGTGGTCAGTCTTCTCATGCATCTAAAGATTCAGGTTTAAGTGAATTAAACATAATGATAGctgaatgacatttaaaaaccTGTGAAGAAACGAACAACAAAGAAGTTCAAAAAATATAATCAAGTGCAAAGTTCCAGATCACTTCGAACATAGAACTTTatcttaatcattttatttacaaaagaaCTAAAGCAGGTGATTTATTTACATCAGTCCTCTTGGCAAATCAACAGTTTAACCTGAAATCAAACACACATCTGATCATGGAGTTACTGCATCCAACAAAAACACAAGAAATCAGAAAAACCAAATGCTGTGTTTTGTTGAAACGTGTTAATTGCATTGTAAAATGTGCCTGGCAGGTTAAAGAGCAACACCGTATGATACTATCAGATACTGAGGAGAGCTGAAGGATGTTGCTGGAGAGCGTAATATAGATCAGTCAAACTGAGATTAACAGCTGATTCAGCTTTCTCCAGTGGACAACTGTCAAACGTCAGTGTATCAATCTTTTATTACATGTACAATAATGTACACAACTATAAGAGAGGTCACTCAAGAGACCAGTAGTGATCATATCGAGGTATACTGCGATTACAGTAGCACGTCACTCTTTATCGTTCAGCCAGACATGATCAGGAAAAACACAAGATCAGCCCTTTTATaagaacacaaaaaaaattaaaaagcataaCGTCCCTGATCtcgcaaaaaaactttttttttatttatttaaatatctgcGCAGCTTCAGTTGGAGTCCGTGTCGTCATTAATGTACTCTTCTTCTACGAGCGTCGCGCCCGGATGTGTCCCCCACTCCTCCTCGTCGTACTCGATGCTGTCGTTGTCCTCCAGAAGATCGTTCTCAGGCTCCGCCCCTCCGGCGGCCATATCTGCATTAGCCccaccctcctcctcctcctcaaacTCCGCCCTCTCCTGTCCCTGAGCGGCGTATCCGTTGTTGTTAGAGAACGTAGTGTGCTCGTTTCCGTCGTCCTCGATGTAGACGCGCTGGTGGCACATGGGACACGTGTCTTGAATGTACAGCCACTTGCGCAAACACAGTGCGTGGAAATAGTGGTGGCACGGAGTAATGCGCGCGGACGTGGCAAACTCCTGATAGCAGATCGCGCAAACATCCTCGATCTCCCTCAGCTGTGCACCTTTGACCTCCGGGAGCGAGTTGATCTTCTTGACGGCGGTGCGACGATTGATAAACGTCTTCCAGCCGTTCCTCGCCTGCAGGTAGATGTTGAAATACGCGTGCAGGCACATCATGCAAGCGCGGATCTTACTTCCAGACTCGAACATCATCGTATACGCCCCGTTTCCGAACATGATTACGCCGAAGACGAACTCTATGACGTTGCCGGTGGAGCGCACGTAGTAAACGTAGTCGTCCAGCTTCTCCCAGAGCACATTGTAGAAGCCGTCGATCATGAACAGAGCGTAGACGGTGAGCGAGACGAGGACTTTGAGACAGAGCTCCACGCAGAATGCGGTGACGGCGAAGAGCCACGTGTTTAGCACGTAGTGATGCCACAGAATGTAACTGAGCAGGATGGGCAGCGCAAACAGGGCTAGCGACACCAGCAGGACGGGAACATGTCTGCGCACTGAGGAGACGTGTGAAGCACTTAGCGACATGAGCACCGGATCTGTCATTCCATGGATAAAATGTAGAATTGCCGTTAGCAGAAGGCACATATTCCGGCTAAGCCGGATCAGTCGCTCCTCAGGATCCAGTCCACTTAGTCCCGTCTGCAAGGCTAGGATGAAGAACAGCACAGGTGCAACAAACCCCAGTCGCTTATCTTCCTCCTCGGTTGAGCCGATGAATGCTAAGATGCTAAGTCCCAAGTAATGCGCGAGTGACGAGATAACTGCGCTCATACCCAACACGGTGAGCGTTGAATCGCAGCCGCTGATGATCAAGTTGCTGGTTAAGTCCCAAAACAAGTCCCAACCGAGCTGCAGGCCGCTTTCTGAGCGGACCACGCGCACTACGTACACTAGGATGATAGCTTGCGCCGTCATGCGCGTTAGCCAAAAGACGCGCAGGATGTCGGGGAAGCGAATACGTTTCCAGGTGTCCTCCAGCAGCAGCTGCAGGCCGTAGATGCGGTACATGTGGCGCAGGAGTAGATAGACATAACGGCACGAGTAGTAGAACCACTTGAGCTTCCACAGAAGATTAACGGCCGCGTGTGCAGCGAGAACTGCCCCTGACGCTAGCGCTAGCGCTTGACGCATGTGCGCCGGGAGCTCCAGCATCAGCCCGCACAGCGGGGCCATGATGTCCAGCACCACCAGCGCGGCGCAGAGCGACTGCACGTTCAGAAGTGCCACGTAGCCCAGTcccagcagcagctgcagcagcGCCAGGCCCAGCCACAGTGTGGCTCCACTGCGCGGCAGCAGCCCGAAGCCCAGCGCCGCTCGGTTATACGCGCTGTAGAAGTCAATGTGAGATGTGCCGTAGTAGTTGATGAGGACTGAAGCGGTGCCCAGCAGAACGGCCACGAACAGAGTGTAGAACTTGAACAGGGACTTCTGAGAAAGCACCAGAACCACACTGGAAACCAGAATACCTGGAAATGAGAGGATGAAAATCAGTGCTCGCATCGCAACAATACAGCAGCATGCATTACACAACAAACTCAATTCAGCAGGAAATACTGTTTCATATGTACTTTTTACCTGGGAATATTCTGCTGGTGAAATGCTGTTATTTCAGTAGGAACGTTCCGCATTAGggatgctccgatcacgatcggccgatcgttatgcgcatctcgtcagtaaagccggttctctaatcagtggttaattccatcaggtgcgtgatttcacatagagcagctgttacacagagccgttgttaatagagaagatgcgccaataaacgctgaaaatttacgtgatttgcgcatcttctctattaacaacggctctgtgtagtaacagctgctctatgtgaaatcacgcacctgatggaattcaccactgattagagaaccggctttactgacgagatgcgcataacgatcggccgatcgtgatcggagcacccctaaatataaactcagaattcacaTTTAATTATGAATTGTGGGATAAAATctcgcaattacctttttaaaatgttgttattcTGTAGcgatcacacaaaaaaaaaacgcacTTTATATATTTGCGcctgtagatttcaattacacGATTTGTGTTTCCGGAAACATATGCAAAATAGCACATACTTAATTATATAATGCCTCAATTGaatatttatacaacatttaattaaaccTATGCTGTGATCAGTCAGCTGGAGAGGTATAATGAGATCTAGGAGTGAACATCTGTACCCTAAATAGTGAAGTAGCCTAACTAGTGTGAGTTCTGCTGAGATGTTATCTCTGTGTGACAGTTTGTGCTGTCAAACTGAATGAACCCGATTAGAGAGCATTGCGTCATATGAGTGACCGAAGATCTGACAGTCCGgtttctctcacaaacacacggAGATCAAACCGTGATATAAGAGCAGATTCGGTTCCGTTCAGGCCCGCTTCACCGATATAAGCTCATTATCTCTCAGTACACACGAGTACACACGAGCATTGACGGCCGAGCCGACCCCGAGTCACAGCGGAGAGCCCGTACTCACCCAGCGCGCGGATTAACGCTCTCCCGGTGGCTCCGGTCCATCCGGTACCGGGGTCGGAGTACGAGTTGAATAGGGCGTCGATTATAAAGACGCTCGGGACCCGCAGAACTACATCCAGCACTGCCAGGACGTGCTGACCCAGCCGCCCGTTAGCGGAGGCCATGGCGCTGATGCCGGTGTCCGGAAACCGCGGGGTTCGGTGTTGGGACTCGGTTCGGTGTCACACAGGATCTCCGCCGGTCGCCATTTTGGCTCTGCTGCTGTTGCTACGTGAGGAACGCGGAAGTGACAACGCACATGCGCAGAATACAGAATACTACACCACAGAACTGACTCGGGTTTAGTATCCACACGACTATTGTATTAATACTGCAatttttatgcaaatatttatatatttgtatatcttATGTTTATTACTAATTTATATAtagctttagtaaaaaaaaaacatatttaaaaaaaaacgttacgttatattttatatttactgatatacttatttttaataatgacagacatttaaaaaatatatcaatacaatttaaaatgcattttcaatttatttataatatcagTAGCAActaaacaataattataaaacatttacagctgtttttaattgttataaaagTGTAGGCTATTTATATAACTC includes the following:
- the rnf139 gene encoding E3 ubiquitin-protein ligase RNF139; translation: MASANGRLGQHVLAVLDVVLRVPSVFIIDALFNSYSDPGTGWTGATGRALIRALGILVSSVVLVLSQKSLFKFYTLFVAVLLGTASVLINYYGTSHIDFYSAYNRAALGFGLLPRSGATLWLGLALLQLLLGLGYVALLNVQSLCAALVVLDIMAPLCGLMLELPAHMRQALALASGAVLAAHAAVNLLWKLKWFYYSCRYVYLLLRHMYRIYGLQLLLEDTWKRIRFPDILRVFWLTRMTAQAIILVYVVRVVRSESGLQLGWDLFWDLTSNLIISGCDSTLTVLGMSAVISSLAHYLGLSILAFIGSTEEEDKRLGFVAPVLFFILALQTGLSGLDPEERLIRLSRNMCLLLTAILHFIHGMTDPVLMSLSASHVSSVRRHVPVLLVSLALFALPILLSYILWHHYVLNTWLFAVTAFCVELCLKVLVSLTVYALFMIDGFYNVLWEKLDDYVYYVRSTGNVIEFVFGVIMFGNGAYTMMFESGSKIRACMMCLHAYFNIYLQARNGWKTFINRRTAVKKINSLPEVKGAQLREIEDVCAICYQEFATSARITPCHHYFHALCLRKWLYIQDTCPMCHQRVYIEDDGNEHTTFSNNNGYAAQGQERAEFEEEEEGGANADMAAGGAEPENDLLEDNDSIEYDEEEWGTHPGATLVEEEYINDDTDSN